The region AAGATATAAAGCTGTCGATTTTCCATCTTTCTCCAGAGTTTCAAGAATAGGAAGGTTAAAACACAAGGTCTTTCCTGAGGCAGTTCCGGTTGTGATGATCAGGTTTTTTCCTTGTCTGATTTTATTTATGCTTTCGGTCTGATGAGAATATAATTTTCCAATTTTTTTAGAGGTCAGATATTCTTGCAGGGAATCAGGCAGAGAAGGGGAAAGCTCTTCAAACTCTCCACCTTTTGCAGGGATGACTTTGGTATCGAGGATCTGTCCTTTATACCATTTATGCTTTTTTAGTCCTTCGATTATATTATTCATTCTCGTTCCTTAGATGGCGAATGATGAATAACGAATGACAAATAACAGGTGAAAGCGTGGGGCAAGGCTTCAAGCTTGCATTTCTTATAAGGGCAGGTTTCAAACCTACCCCATAGGGATTTCAAATGTAAGTGTTCGATTTATCGAACGCAAACTCCGTTACTCAGTTTTGTGCTGTTCTAAATATTCCTTAACCTTCCTTTTTTGCTCAGCGAAGTCTGTTGCAGATCCACAATTTAGGAATCTCTCAAATGCGTCTCTTCCTGCAATGGTATCCGTTTTTACAAACCAGTTGATCATCCCAATACAGTACCAAAGCTGACATTTCTCTGGTTCGATCTCAAGAACGTCATTGATAAATTCCTCAATCTGAAACAAGGACGCCGGCACTATTGGATATTTGAACGCTTTCTTGTATGAACTTTCTGCTTTATTCAGGTCTCTCTCATAGGCATATAAGAATGCTTCGCTGTATCTCCAAGCGCAATCATTGACGCTTTTACATCTTTTCATCTCTTCCTTCGCACCGTCGACATCTCGCTCGACCAAGAACAGATATATTCCCCTCAAGAGATGAGCCTTATAATTGTTCGGGTCAATTTTTCTTAAGAAATCCAAAAGAGGTTTAATGGCTAGTAATTCCTTCTTATCTTCCGTTCTCTCGTATAAAAAATAATGTTTGTTTGCTATGGCTAAACAACTTTCAGAGATCAGTAAAGGAACTCTTGCCTTGATCTTTTTTATTTGCAGGATATCCGTTTGAACTCCTTTGAGCTGTGCATGAAGCTCCTTAGAAAGCTCAAATGAAAAAGGAAATTCTCCTGATAGGAATGCAGCCACGCCTATTATGTAACGTGCTACAAGACCAATCCAATCTTTCGTTATCTCAAAACCACTAATCTCATTTTCAAGCGGGATCAGTACACGTCTGGGGAAAAGCTCAGCGAATTCCTGGGAGAATTTGTCATGAACTATCGGTGGGATTGGTTTGTGAATAACAACCGCATCGAGGCTGAGATAATAATGAGGATTCCCTTTTTCCAATCTCTGCTTGCATGACCCATAAATTATAAAATGAGCTTTAGCTCTCTTGAGCGATTGTAGCGCGGAAGGATAGTCTTGAATCTTGGTCGCATAGTGCTCAGGTATTTCGATGATATTGAAAATATTTTCTTTCGCTTTCGTTTTTACTGCTTCATTAATGCGCAAGATTAAATCCGATCTTAGCCTGAGATATTCTCTTTTACTCTCTGTAGTAACGGCTACCAAAACCCCTATTTTATTTCGGGTATTTTTTGGAAACCTTCTGATTATTTCCCAAAGTAATACCGATACTGCTATTACTATAGATACAACAATCCATTCATATA is a window of Candidatus Zixiibacteriota bacterium DNA encoding:
- a CDS encoding DEAD/DEAH box helicase, which encodes MNNIIEGLKKHKWYKGQILDTKVIPAKGGEFEELSPSLPDSLQEYLTSKKIGKLYSHQTESINKIRQGKNLIITTGTASGKTLCFNLPILETLEKDGKSTALYL